The Oreochromis niloticus isolate F11D_XX linkage group LG15, O_niloticus_UMD_NMBU, whole genome shotgun sequence genome includes a region encoding these proteins:
- the LOC112842378 gene encoding uveal autoantigen with coiled-coil domains and ankyrin repeats-like: MNQGRSRRGYVSASPYSRVKSELINLQEEFKIIQAENVKLKEEAEKSRGEAKYSKFETEVVLKELLHVGLKLKGEKMGKQQAENENENMKKELLEAEKALEEEKTTAEEAKNKYQTAKKEAENVMQELQEVQEAFEEEKRKMQSATQEAENAMAEAEILRKELVNLKQQLEEEKKRKHEAENEIENMKKDLLETQKVLEEEKIKIQEAKKEMENTKSYTQNIKKKLLETQEALEKETHGKWEAKQESETLKKELMKVREEVAEEKIEVKVLKKEMTGSPVTKKDCKDALKEIKSRKRKLKSSSNRK, encoded by the coding sequence ATGAATCAAGGGAGATCGAGAAGAGGATATGTGAGTGCTTCACCATACAGTAGAGTGAAGTCTGAGCTGATTAACCTACAagaagaatttaaaataatacaggctgaaaatgtcaaattaaaagaagAGGCAGAAAAATCAAGAGGAGAAGCTAAATATTCAAAGTTTGAAACTGAAGTAGTATTGAAGGAATTACTGCATGTGGGTCTAAAACTTAAAGGAGAGAAAATGGGAAAACAACAGGCAGAAAATGAGaatgaaaacatgaagaaaGAACTGTTGGAAGCTGAAAAAGcattggaggaagagaaaaccACAGCAGAAgaagccaaaaataaatatcaaactgCAAAGAAGGAGGCAGAAAATGTGATGCAGGAATTACAGGAGGTGCAGGAAGCttttgaagaggaaaaaaggaaaatgcagtCGGCAACACAAGAAGCTGAAAATGCAATGGCTGAAGCTGAAATACTGAGGAAGGAATTAGTGAATTTAAAGCAACAActtgaagaggagaaaaaacgtAAACATgaggcagaaaatgagattgaaAATATGAAGAAAGATTTGTTGGAAACTCAAAAAGtgttggaggaagagaaaattaaaatacaggaagcaaagaaagaaatggaaaataCAAAGAGTTACACTCAAAACATTAAGAAGAAGTTGCTGGAAACACAGGAAGCACTTGAAAAAGAGACACATGGAAAATGGGAGGCAAAACAGGAAAGTGAGACTCTGAAGAAAGAACTGATGAAAGTGCGAGAAGAAGTTGCAGAAGAGAAAATTGAGGTGAAGGTACTCAAGAAAGAAATGACAGGCTCTCCGGTGACCAAAAAAGACTGCAAGGATgcacttaaagaaataaaaagcagaaaaaggaaGCTAAAGAGCTCCTcaaacagaaagtga